CTTCCATGGGCAGCGCGGCGATTTTCGTGCGAAAGACCTCCCACTCGGGGCGCGGAAACAGCAACAGGCAGCCGTCCGGGTGCTTGGTGATCGTCACCCGGCCTTCTGCCTGTCCTTGCAGCGCATCCCGATAGCGAGCCGGGATGGACATCCTCCCTTTCGCATCGAGTGTCAGCGCCGACGCCCCTTGGAACACTTCACTCCCCTTTGTGAGGGCGTTGTAAGACGCCGCCCGATTTCGAAAACTTACCCGAAATACGCGGGTAGATCACACAAAAATACACTTTCTCACACTGTCTCCCACTTTAGAGGAACCCCCAACACGGGTCAAGGGAGGCGGGCCGATTTTTAACGAATTTTGTTTGCTAGAACAAGGACTTAGCGACAGTCCTTCAAGTCAGACGTAAACGGGAAAATCGTTATAAATGAATCAGATAGTGGAACTTGTGAAGGTAGTACTTGAGAAGTAGGGTGAAAAAGCGCGGTTTTGTAGGGCGTATGCGGTGCGATCCGGCGTGCAAAGCGAACAATTACGCGGATATGGGCGGCGGAGGTCGAGCGGGGTTCAGGCAACGTGAAAGGACGGCGTGGTAGACGCCGTCCCCACGCCGATTTCAAGATGAAGAGACTAGATGCGGTATGCGGTTGTCGTCATGATTTTCGACGCCGCACGCATCAGCGCGCGTGCCGGAAACGGCAGTTCGACACCGCCCGCGTCCATCGCGGCTTTACCGTGCGCCGCTTCGTCGGCGCGCATCTGCTCGACGACGGCCCGCGATTCGTGGTCCGCGGCGGGCAGCGCTTCCATGTGGCCGTTCAGATGTTGCTCGACCTGGCGTTCGGTCTCGGCCATGAAGCCGAGGCTCACGCGATCGCCGAAACGGCCTGCGGCAAAGCCAATCGCAAGCGCCCCTGCGTACCACAGCGGGTTCAGCAGACTCGGGCGCGAATCGAGCGCTTCGAGACGCTTCGAGGTCCACGCGAGGTGATCTTCCTCTTCGCGCGCCGCGTTTTCGAAAGCCTGCTTCAACGCGGGCGAACGCGTTGCGAGCTTTTGCGCCTGATACAGCGCCTGCGCGCAGACCTCGCCGACATGATTGACGCGCATGAGCCCGGCCGCGTGCGCGCGCTCCTGCGCGGTCATCTCGACGCGTTCGGCGGAATCGGCCGTGCCAGTTGCCTCGGCGGACTCAGCCGGTCGAGCCGGCAGCGGCATCGGGCGGCTCATTCGCGACACGCCTGTCATCGATCGCAAACCGCGATCGAACTCGGTAATCCAGTCGTCAAGCACCATCCTGCTCCTCCAGTCAGGCCGATCGCTCGAATGCCGCCGCGAGCGGTGCATTCGAGCCCTTAAAACAAGGGGTTTTGGTAGCCAAGGTGCTGATTTTAGACCATGTTGCTTAAAGGAAACAGCGGGAAACAGCGCGGGAATCCGCCGCACGCGGCGCGAAGCGGTGCAAACGACTTCATATGTGCCGCGCTTTTTCTTTGCGTATAAAACTTTCGCATTCCCTGGAGATTGCCGCGAAACAGAAAGAGGCGCCTGTTCTGAAGGCGCCTCCTCGTTCGGCCGGGCCGCGCGGGCGTCCTAGGCGCGACCGTCGCGCAACTCGCGCCGCAGGATCTTGCCGACGTTGCTCTTCGGCAATTCCTTGCGGAACTCGACGAGGCGCGGACGCTTATAAGGCGTGAGCTGGTCCTTGCAGAACGCGATGATGTCGGCATCGGTGAGTTTTTCGTCCTTTTTCACGACAAAGAGCTTCACTGCTTCGCCGCACTGCGCGTCGGGCACGCCGACCGCCGCCACTTCGAATACGCCCGGATGCTTCGCGACCACATCCTCGACTTCGTTCGGATAGACGTTGAAGCCCGACACGAGAATCATGTCCTTCTTGCGGTCGACGATCTTCACGAAGCCGCGCTCGTCCATGAGCCCAATGTCGCCCGAGCGCAGAAAACCGTCCGCGGTCATCACCTTCGCGGTTTCGTCGGGACGGTTCCAGTAGCCGGCCATCACCTGCGGGCCGCGAATGCAGACTTCGCCACGCTGACCGAGCGGGACGTCGTTGCCGTCGTCGTCGCGAATCGCGATTTCCGTCGATGACACCGGCAAGCCGATCGTGCCGTTGTATTCGGTCGCCGTCACCGGGTTGCAGCTCACCGTCGGCGACGTCTCCGACAAGCCGTAGCCCTCGATGATCGGCGTCTTCGTCCGCTCGAACCAGCGTTCGGCGACGGCCTTCTGCACGGCCATGCCGCCCGCATTTGCGACCATCAGGTTCGAGAAGTCGAGCTTGTCGAAATCCGGATGATTGAGCATTGCGTTGTAGAGCGTGTTGACGGCCGGCAGTGTCGTGATGCGGTAGCCCTGCAGGGACTTGATCATGCCGCCGATATCGCGCGGGTTCGGAATCAGCACGAC
The nucleotide sequence above comes from Paraburkholderia sp. SOS3. Encoded proteins:
- the coq7 gene encoding 2-polyprenyl-3-methyl-6-methoxy-1,4-benzoquinone monooxygenase, with the protein product MVLDDWITEFDRGLRSMTGVSRMSRPMPLPARPAESAEATGTADSAERVEMTAQERAHAAGLMRVNHVGEVCAQALYQAQKLATRSPALKQAFENAAREEEDHLAWTSKRLEALDSRPSLLNPLWYAGALAIGFAAGRFGDRVSLGFMAETERQVEQHLNGHMEALPAADHESRAVVEQMRADEAAHGKAAMDAGGVELPFPARALMRAASKIMTTTAYRI